From Bacillus basilensis, a single genomic window includes:
- the serS gene encoding serine--tRNA ligase: MLDIKFLRTNFEEVKAKLQHRGEDLTDFGRFEELDTRRRELLVQTEELKSKRNEVSQQISVLKREKKDAEALILEMREVGEKVKDLDNELRTVEEDLERLMLSIPNIPHESAPVGETEDDNVVARTWGDVKEFAFEPKPHWDLATDLGILDFERAGKVTGSRFVFYKGAGARLERALISFMLDLHTDEHGYEEVLPPYMVNRASMTGTGQLPKFEEDAFRIESEDYFLIPTAEVPVTNMHRDEILNKEQLPIRYAAFSSCFRSEAGSAGRDTRGLIRQHQFNKVELVKFVKPEDSYEELEKLTNDAERVLQLLELPYRVMSMCTGDLGFTAAKKYDIEVWIPSYGTYREISSCSNFEAFQARRANIRFRREPNGKPEHVHTLNGSGLAIGRTVAAILENYQQEDGTIIIPEVLRPYMGGKTVIK; encoded by the coding sequence ATGCTTGATATTAAATTTTTACGTACAAATTTTGAAGAAGTAAAAGCAAAGTTACAACATAGAGGCGAAGATTTAACTGATTTTGGTCGCTTTGAAGAGTTAGATACAAGAAGAAGAGAACTACTTGTTCAAACAGAGGAACTAAAAAGTAAACGTAATGAAGTATCTCAACAAATCTCTGTATTGAAGCGCGAAAAGAAAGATGCGGAAGCTCTAATTCTAGAAATGCGTGAAGTTGGAGAAAAAGTAAAAGATCTTGATAATGAACTTCGTACAGTTGAAGAAGATTTAGAAAGATTAATGTTATCTATTCCAAATATCCCTCATGAATCTGCTCCAGTTGGTGAAACAGAGGATGATAATGTAGTAGCGCGTACTTGGGGAGATGTGAAGGAATTTGCTTTTGAACCAAAACCACATTGGGATCTTGCTACAGATTTAGGAATTCTAGACTTTGAACGTGCTGGGAAAGTAACGGGAAGCCGTTTCGTATTCTATAAAGGTGCTGGCGCAAGATTAGAGCGTGCTTTAATTAGCTTTATGCTTGATCTTCATACTGATGAGCATGGATACGAAGAAGTATTACCTCCGTATATGGTAAACCGTGCAAGTATGACAGGTACTGGACAACTTCCAAAGTTTGAAGAAGATGCATTCCGTATTGAAAGTGAAGATTACTTCTTAATTCCAACAGCTGAAGTACCTGTAACGAATATGCACCGTGATGAAATCTTAAATAAAGAGCAATTGCCTATAAGATATGCTGCATTTAGCTCTTGTTTCCGTTCTGAAGCAGGTTCAGCTGGTCGTGATACACGTGGTTTAATTCGTCAGCATCAGTTCAATAAAGTAGAGCTTGTAAAGTTCGTGAAACCAGAAGATTCTTATGAAGAGTTAGAAAAACTAACAAATGATGCAGAACGCGTGTTACAATTGTTAGAGTTGCCATATCGCGTTATGAGCATGTGCACAGGCGATTTAGGATTTACAGCAGCGAAGAAATACGATATCGAAGTATGGATTCCAAGCTATGGCACATATCGTGAAATTTCTTCTTGTAGTAATTTTGAGGCTTTCCAAGCGAGACGTGCAAATATCCGTTTCCGTCGTGAACCAAACGGAAAACCAGAACATGTTCATACATTAAATGGATCTGGTCTTGCAATTGGACGTACGGTGGCAGCTATTTTAGAGAATTACCAACAAGAAGATGGTACAATTATAATTCCAGAAGTTCTTCGCCCTTATATGGGAGGAAAAACAGTTATTAAGTAA
- the pdxS gene encoding pyridoxal 5'-phosphate synthase lyase subunit PdxS, translating into MTNVTGTERVKRGMAEMQKGGVIMDVINAEQAKIAEEAGAVAVMALERVPADIRAAGGVSRMADPTIVEEVMGAVSIPVMAKCRIGHLVEARVLESLGVDYIDESEVLTPADEVYHLNKRDYTVPFVCGCRDIGEAARRIAEGASMLRTKGEPGTGNIVEAVRHMRQVNAEIRQVASLREDELMTYAKNTGAPYEVLLEIKRLGRLPVVNFAAGGVATPADAALMMQLGADGVFVGSGIFKSENPEKFARAIVEATTHYEDYELIASLSKGLGNAMKGIEISTLLPEQRMQERGW; encoded by the coding sequence ATGACAAATGTAACAGGGACAGAACGTGTAAAACGTGGAATGGCAGAAATGCAAAAAGGCGGCGTTATTATGGACGTAATTAACGCTGAACAAGCAAAAATTGCAGAAGAGGCAGGCGCAGTTGCCGTTATGGCATTAGAGCGTGTACCAGCAGATATTCGTGCAGCAGGTGGCGTTTCTCGTATGGCAGACCCAACGATCGTTGAAGAAGTTATGGGTGCTGTGTCAATTCCGGTTATGGCAAAATGCCGTATCGGTCACCTTGTAGAAGCACGTGTATTAGAATCATTAGGGGTAGACTATATCGATGAGAGTGAAGTATTAACTCCTGCCGATGAAGTATACCATTTAAATAAACGTGATTACACAGTTCCGTTTGTATGTGGTTGCCGTGATATCGGAGAAGCTGCACGTCGTATTGCAGAAGGTGCATCTATGCTTCGTACAAAAGGTGAACCAGGAACAGGAAACATTGTAGAGGCAGTGCGTCATATGCGCCAAGTCAATGCAGAAATCCGTCAAGTTGCAAGTCTACGTGAAGATGAGTTAATGACATATGCAAAAAATACTGGTGCTCCTTATGAAGTACTCCTTGAAATTAAACGCCTTGGTCGTTTGCCGGTTGTAAACTTTGCAGCAGGTGGTGTAGCAACACCAGCAGATGCAGCGTTAATGATGCAACTTGGTGCGGATGGTGTATTTGTTGGATCTGGTATCTTCAAATCAGAGAATCCAGAGAAATTTGCACGTGCGATCGTTGAAGCGACGACTCATTATGAGGATTACGAACTAATTGCAAGCCTTTCTAAAGGATTAGGTAATGCGATGAAAGGTATCGAAATTTCAACGTTATTACCAGAACAACGCATGCAAGAGCGCGGATGGTAA
- the tadA gene encoding tRNA adenosine(34) deaminase TadA has product MERDQDIYFMQLAIEEAKKAEAIQEVPIGAVIVLDGEVISVAHNLRETEQRSIAHAELLAIDEACKKLGTWRLEDATLYVTLEPCPMCAGGIVLSRVKRVVYGASDPKGGCAGTLMNLLTDERFNHQCEVVAGVSEEECGTLLTNFFRELRKKRKAIKKLEKSNEN; this is encoded by the coding sequence ATGGAACGTGATCAAGATATTTATTTTATGCAGTTGGCAATAGAAGAGGCTAAAAAAGCAGAGGCAATACAAGAAGTACCGATTGGTGCAGTTATAGTGTTAGATGGTGAGGTAATTAGTGTTGCTCATAATTTAAGGGAAACTGAGCAAAGATCAATAGCTCACGCTGAGTTGTTAGCTATTGATGAGGCGTGCAAAAAATTAGGGACATGGCGTTTAGAAGATGCGACGTTATATGTAACATTAGAGCCTTGTCCGATGTGTGCGGGTGGAATTGTTTTATCACGAGTGAAGCGAGTTGTATATGGTGCAAGTGATCCAAAGGGTGGATGTGCAGGGACATTAATGAATCTTTTAACGGATGAACGCTTTAATCATCAATGTGAAGTAGTAGCTGGTGTATCAGAAGAAGAATGCGGTACGTTGTTAACAAACTTTTTTAGAGAACTTCGTAAAAAAAGAAAAGCGATCAAGAAATTAGAGAAAAGCAACGAGAATTAA
- a CDS encoding DUF3797 domain-containing protein: protein MDLIIQTFPLDGKTLYYVQCPVCKNNRILNSGANVSRIISDDTFRKLCGCTCDVKQTATKVEAPKKVKKEAVKKEAAPKRTGKVLTAVINGKEMTVKEIAETYDISTSTVRQRINAGKPESEIIAPTKKK from the coding sequence ATGGATCTTATTATACAAACGTTTCCTTTAGATGGAAAAACTTTATATTATGTACAATGTCCTGTCTGTAAGAACAATAGAATTTTAAACAGTGGTGCAAACGTATCACGCATTATTAGCGATGATACATTCCGTAAACTTTGTGGTTGCACTTGTGATGTAAAACAAACTGCGACAAAAGTAGAGGCGCCAAAAAAAGTTAAAAAAGAAGCTGTAAAGAAAGAAGCAGCTCCAAAACGTACAGGTAAAGTATTAACAGCGGTAATTAACGGGAAAGAAATGACTGTTAAAGAGATCGCTGAGACATACGATATTAGTACAAGTACGGTTCGTCAGCGTATTAACGCTGGAAAACCTGAGAGTGAAATTATTGCTCCAACAAAGAAGAAATAA
- a CDS encoding YaaC family protein, whose amino-acid sequence MHQTHCTWQQLSFFFSSQNVQRYLARCYEKSSIQDAEKKSFENCYPFIYYLEHGKNYYELYKVSPFSIQPMLLFYGMSQLFKACLLTIDPNYPESTTVLAHGVTTRKRKKQGYQFLEDEVKVQKNGLFTHVAEQLFHMKHLESEKFNMLDLMGNIPELQNLFRYSQRGATLYKIDSTHTNELSFSVNILDRLHMTTERFSRYIESTCKHLSMQHVPGKTSESNLLFTAPIQSWNPIYSTPLYYEYLADTYYLPLTTDPRNPKPVLPELLVHYLLLYNLSMISRYETDWWYDLLGSYGSEDYPFIYQFLNISAQKIPYYISAFLLAEPSLFHGK is encoded by the coding sequence ATGCATCAAACACATTGTACTTGGCAGCAATTAAGTTTCTTCTTTTCATCTCAAAATGTACAACGTTATCTTGCCCGTTGTTATGAAAAATCCTCCATACAAGATGCTGAAAAAAAAAGTTTTGAAAATTGTTATCCCTTTATTTATTACTTAGAACATGGAAAAAATTATTATGAATTATATAAGGTATCACCCTTTTCAATTCAACCAATGTTATTGTTTTATGGAATGAGCCAACTTTTTAAAGCCTGCTTACTAACCATTGATCCTAACTATCCAGAATCCACTACTGTTTTAGCTCATGGTGTTACGACCCGTAAACGAAAAAAACAAGGATATCAATTTTTAGAAGATGAGGTGAAGGTACAAAAAAATGGATTATTTACTCATGTTGCAGAACAGCTGTTTCACATGAAACACTTAGAATCAGAGAAGTTTAACATGTTGGATTTAATGGGGAATATTCCTGAATTACAAAACTTATTTCGCTATAGTCAAAGAGGTGCCACTTTATATAAAATTGATTCAACACATACAAATGAGCTTTCCTTTTCAGTCAACATACTAGATCGACTCCATATGACTACAGAAAGATTTTCACGTTACATTGAATCAACTTGTAAGCATTTATCCATGCAACATGTCCCTGGGAAAACGAGCGAATCGAATTTGCTTTTTACAGCTCCTATCCAATCGTGGAATCCTATATATAGTACGCCCTTATACTACGAATATCTTGCTGATACTTATTACTTACCACTTACAACTGACCCTAGAAATCCTAAACCTGTATTACCCGAACTTCTTGTTCATTATTTATTGCTCTACAATTTAAGTATGATTTCTAGATACGAAACAGATTGGTGGTATGATTTACTTGGAAGCTATGGTTCTGAAGATTACCCATTTATTTATCAATTCCTTAATATTTCTGCTCAAAAAATCCCTTACTATATTTCGGCTTTTTTACTAGCAGAACCGAGCCTATTTCATGGGAAATAA
- a CDS encoding deoxynucleoside kinase, which produces MNLRQKYDIPNDAVITIAGTVGVGKSTMTTALANALGYRTSFEKVDSNPYLDKFYADFTRWSFHLQVYFLAERFKEQKRIFEYGGGFVQDRSIYEDTGIFAKMHHEKGTMTETDYETYKGLFDAMVMTPYFPHPDLLIYLEGSFDDIVDRIQERGRPMEQQTPIEYWKEMHGRYENWINNFNSCPVLRLNINEYDILKDGDSIEPIIKKIGHFLKQTRKLVK; this is translated from the coding sequence ATGAATTTAAGGCAAAAATATGATATACCAAATGATGCAGTAATTACTATCGCTGGAACAGTAGGTGTCGGAAAATCAACTATGACAACTGCACTAGCTAACGCTTTAGGTTATCGCACATCATTTGAAAAAGTAGATTCTAATCCATATTTGGACAAGTTCTATGCCGATTTCACACGCTGGAGCTTCCACTTGCAAGTATACTTTTTAGCAGAACGATTTAAAGAACAAAAGAGAATTTTTGAATATGGTGGCGGTTTTGTTCAAGACCGTTCTATCTATGAAGACACTGGCATTTTTGCAAAGATGCATCATGAAAAAGGTACAATGACGGAAACTGATTACGAAACATATAAAGGTTTATTTGACGCTATGGTCATGACTCCTTACTTCCCTCATCCAGACTTATTAATTTACTTAGAGGGTTCTTTCGATGATATTGTAGACCGTATTCAAGAACGCGGACGCCCGATGGAGCAGCAAACACCAATTGAGTATTGGAAAGAGATGCATGGGCGTTACGAAAACTGGATCAATAACTTTAATTCATGCCCTGTTTTACGATTAAACATTAATGAATACGATATTTTAAAAGATGGAGATTCTATTGAACCAATCATTAAAAAAATTGGCCATTTTTTAAAACAAACACGTAAACTTGTAAAATAA
- a CDS encoding D-alanyl-D-alanine carboxypeptidase family protein — protein sequence MFCKRFIALVTMLTLACSMLLPYSNASAETGSALNIEAGAAILVEANSGKILYQKNADELLSIASMTKMMSEYLVHEAVDKGKLKWDQKIKVSEYAYKVSQDASLSNVALENGGTYTVKELYEAMAIFSANGATIALAEAIADKEVNFVKMMNDKAKELGLKNYKFVNSTGLTNKDLKGMHPEGTQPDEENKMSAKDVATLAQHLLKDYPKVLDTAKTPMKVFRPEKEKFQMLNWNWMLKGLSKAYDGVDGLKTGSTPEAGDCFTGTVERNGMRFISVVIKTNSRQARFDETKKLYDYGFDNFEMKKVYKKGSSVKGHETVRVENAKDKDVAVQTKQAVSLPMPKGSKDVYKTELKEASKGQEAPIKKGAALGQMVITPKDTNDPGFLSGKSLQIDLVTTSAVEEANWFTRSMRGIGSFFSGIWNSAVDTVKGWF from the coding sequence ATGTTTTGCAAAAGATTCATTGCGCTAGTAACAATGCTTACACTAGCTTGTAGTATGTTGTTACCATATAGCAATGCGTCAGCAGAAACAGGATCTGCTTTAAACATTGAAGCAGGTGCGGCAATTTTAGTTGAAGCTAATTCTGGTAAGATTTTATATCAAAAGAATGCAGATGAATTATTATCAATTGCTAGTATGACAAAAATGATGAGTGAATATTTAGTTCATGAAGCAGTGGATAAAGGAAAACTTAAGTGGGATCAAAAAATTAAGGTTTCTGAATATGCATATAAAGTTTCACAAGATGCTTCATTATCAAATGTTGCATTAGAAAATGGTGGCACTTATACAGTAAAAGAGTTATATGAGGCGATGGCAATCTTTTCTGCAAATGGTGCAACAATTGCATTAGCGGAAGCAATTGCGGATAAAGAAGTAAACTTCGTAAAAATGATGAATGATAAGGCGAAAGAACTAGGATTGAAAAATTATAAATTTGTCAATTCTACAGGCTTAACGAACAAAGATTTAAAAGGAATGCATCCTGAAGGTACACAACCGGATGAAGAAAATAAAATGTCTGCGAAGGATGTTGCAACTTTAGCACAACATCTACTTAAAGATTATCCTAAAGTATTAGATACAGCAAAAACTCCGATGAAAGTTTTCCGTCCCGAAAAAGAGAAATTTCAAATGTTGAACTGGAACTGGATGTTAAAAGGTTTATCTAAGGCATATGATGGTGTAGATGGTCTGAAAACAGGATCAACTCCAGAGGCAGGAGATTGTTTCACTGGTACGGTTGAAAGAAATGGAATGCGTTTTATTTCTGTAGTCATTAAAACAAATTCTCGTCAAGCACGTTTCGATGAGACAAAGAAGCTATATGATTATGGATTTGATAACTTTGAAATGAAGAAAGTGTATAAAAAAGGTTCTTCGGTAAAGGGACATGAAACAGTACGAGTAGAAAATGCAAAAGATAAAGATGTAGCAGTTCAAACAAAACAAGCTGTTTCACTTCCAATGCCAAAGGGAAGTAAAGATGTTTATAAAACAGAATTAAAAGAAGCAAGTAAGGGACAAGAAGCACCTATTAAAAAGGGAGCTGCACTTGGCCAGATGGTAATTACACCAAAAGATACGAATGATCCTGGGTTTTTATCTGGTAAGTCATTACAAATAGATCTTGTAACAACATCTGCAGTAGAAGAAGCGAATTGGTTTACTCGTTCTATGCGCGGAATCGGTTCTTTCTTTAGTGGTATATGGAATAGTGCTGTTGATACAGTAAAAGGTTGGTTTTAA
- a CDS encoding isochorismatase family cysteine hydrolase, with protein sequence MKNTALLIIDMINDFQFSHGPILAKKCEIITNPILHLKKTMKSFGYPIIYINDHYQLWRSDIDQLITHCTNEYSENIIHKIAPNSDDYIFIKPHYSAFYETPLNSLLGYLKIENLILTGIAGNICILFTANDAHMRNYTLYVPQDCIASNHDQDNLHALKIMEATLKANIVPSSQIKFN encoded by the coding sequence ATGAAGAATACTGCCTTACTCATCATCGATATGATTAATGATTTTCAATTTTCACATGGGCCCATCCTAGCCAAGAAATGCGAAATTATAACAAATCCTATTTTACATTTAAAGAAAACGATGAAATCCTTCGGCTATCCCATAATTTATATTAATGACCATTATCAACTTTGGAGATCTGATATTGACCAACTGATTACTCATTGTACAAATGAATATAGTGAAAATATCATTCATAAGATTGCTCCAAATTCTGACGATTACATTTTTATTAAACCACATTACTCTGCCTTTTATGAAACACCTTTAAATTCTTTATTAGGCTATTTGAAAATAGAAAACCTAATATTAACAGGAATTGCCGGTAATATATGTATTCTTTTTACAGCTAACGATGCACATATGAGAAATTATACACTGTATGTACCACAGGACTGTATTGCCTCTAATCATGATCAGGATAACCTGCATGCTTTAAAAATAATGGAAGCCACATTAAAAGCAAATATAGTACCGTCATCCCAAATAAAATTTAATTAA
- a CDS encoding deoxynucleoside kinase produces MTGVPFITVEGPIGVGKTSLAKAISAHMQLHLLKEIVDENPFLGKFYEDIDEWSFQTEMFFLCNRYKQLEDINIKYLNQRKPVVADYHIFKNLIFASRTLKDSQYDKYMQIYRILTQDMPVPNVIVYLTASLETLQKRIAMRGREFEKNMDPNYLLQLTKDYETAMDTFKKDHPDIPVLKFNGDDMDFVQNPDDLNVILSALQNTLLKESK; encoded by the coding sequence GTGACCGGAGTACCATTTATCACGGTTGAAGGACCAATTGGTGTTGGAAAAACCTCACTTGCGAAGGCAATTTCAGCTCACATGCAACTCCACTTACTAAAAGAGATTGTTGATGAAAACCCTTTTTTAGGAAAGTTCTATGAAGACATCGACGAATGGAGTTTTCAAACAGAGATGTTCTTTCTTTGTAATAGATACAAACAACTAGAAGACATTAACATAAAGTATTTGAATCAAAGGAAGCCAGTAGTAGCTGATTATCATATATTTAAAAATTTAATTTTTGCATCCCGTACATTAAAAGATTCTCAATATGACAAGTACATGCAAATCTACCGTATCCTTACACAAGATATGCCTGTACCAAATGTCATCGTTTATTTAACAGCTAGCCTGGAAACATTACAAAAGCGAATCGCAATGCGCGGAAGAGAATTCGAAAAAAATATGGATCCAAATTACTTACTACAGCTCACAAAAGATTACGAAACAGCAATGGATACTTTTAAAAAGGACCATCCAGATATCCCGGTGTTGAAATTTAACGGAGACGATATGGATTTTGTACAAAATCCCGATGATTTAAACGTCATCCTATCCGCCCTTCAAAATACTCTCTTAAAGGAGTCGAAATAA
- the guaB gene encoding IMP dehydrogenase: MWESKFVKEGLTFDDVLLVPAKSDVLPREVSVKTVLSESLQLNIPLISAGMDTVTEADMAIAMARQGGLGIIHKNMSIEQQAEQVDKVKRSESGVISDPFFLTPEHQVYDAEHLMGKYRISGVPVVNNLDERKLVGIITNRDMRFIQDYSIKISDVMTKEQLITAPVGTTLEEAEKILQKYKIEKLPLVDNNGVLQGLITIKDIEKVIEFPNSAKDKQGRLLVGAAVGVTADAMTRIDALVKASVDAIVLDTAHGHSQGVIDKVKEVRAKYPSLNIIAGNVATAEATKALIEAGANVVKVGIGPGSICTTRVVAGVGVPQLTAVYDCATEARKHGIPVIADGGIKYSGDMVKALAAGAHVVMLGSMFAGVAESPGDTEIYQGRQFKVYRGMGSVGAMEKGSKDRYFQEGNKKLVPEGIEGRVPYKGPLADTVHQLVGGLRAGMGYCGAQNLEFLRENAQFIRMSGAGLLESHPHHVQITKEAPNYSL, from the coding sequence ATGTGGGAATCTAAATTTGTTAAAGAAGGTTTGACTTTTGATGACGTATTACTTGTACCAGCAAAGTCAGATGTACTACCAAGAGAAGTAAGTGTTAAAACAGTTTTATCTGAAAGCTTACAGTTAAACATCCCGTTAATTAGTGCAGGAATGGATACAGTAACAGAAGCTGATATGGCTATTGCAATGGCTCGTCAAGGCGGTTTAGGAATTATTCATAAAAACATGTCTATTGAACAACAAGCAGAGCAAGTTGATAAAGTAAAACGTTCTGAAAGTGGTGTTATTTCAGATCCTTTCTTTTTAACTCCAGAACATCAAGTGTATGATGCAGAGCATCTTATGGGAAAATACCGTATCTCAGGTGTACCGGTTGTAAATAATTTAGATGAGCGAAAGTTAGTTGGTATTATTACAAACCGTGATATGCGTTTTATCCAAGACTACTCAATCAAAATTTCCGACGTAATGACAAAAGAACAGCTAATTACAGCTCCAGTTGGTACAACGCTAGAAGAAGCTGAAAAGATCCTACAAAAGTATAAAATTGAAAAACTCCCTCTTGTTGATAACAACGGTGTATTACAAGGGCTTATTACAATAAAAGATATTGAAAAAGTAATTGAATTCCCAAATTCTGCGAAGGATAAGCAAGGGCGCTTATTAGTCGGGGCAGCGGTTGGTGTAACGGCTGATGCTATGACTCGTATCGATGCATTAGTAAAAGCTAGCGTAGATGCAATCGTACTTGATACAGCTCATGGGCATTCTCAAGGTGTTATTGATAAAGTAAAAGAAGTTCGTGCAAAATATCCGTCACTAAATATTATCGCTGGAAATGTTGCTACTGCTGAAGCAACAAAAGCATTAATTGAAGCAGGTGCAAACGTAGTTAAAGTTGGTATTGGACCAGGCTCTATTTGTACAACACGTGTTGTAGCTGGCGTTGGTGTACCACAATTAACAGCGGTTTATGATTGTGCAACAGAAGCTCGTAAACACGGTATCCCAGTCATTGCCGATGGTGGTATTAAGTACTCTGGTGATATGGTTAAAGCTTTAGCAGCAGGAGCACATGTTGTTATGCTAGGTAGCATGTTTGCTGGTGTTGCTGAAAGCCCTGGTGACACTGAAATTTACCAAGGTCGCCAATTTAAAGTATATCGTGGTATGGGTTCTGTTGGTGCGATGGAAAAAGGAAGTAAAGATCGTTACTTCCAAGAAGGAAATAAAAAACTTGTTCCAGAAGGTATTGAAGGACGAGTACCATATAAAGGACCTTTAGCAGATACAGTTCACCAATTAGTTGGTGGATTACGTGCAGGTATGGGCTATTGCGGAGCACAGAATTTAGAGTTCTTACGTGAGAATGCACAATTTATTCGCATGTCAGGTGCTGGTTTACTTGAAAGCCATCCTCATCACGTACAAATTACAAAAGAGGCTCCAAACTACTCATTATAA
- the pdxT gene encoding pyridoxal 5'-phosphate synthase glutaminase subunit PdxT: MVKIGVLGLQGAVREHVKSVEASGAEAVVVKRIEQLEEIDGLILPGGESTTMRRLIDKYAFMEPLRTFAKSGKPMFGTCAGMILLAKTLIGYEEAHIGAMDITVERNAFGRQKDSFEAALSIKGVGEDFVGVFIRAPYVVDVADDVEVLSTHGDRMVAVKQKQFLAASFHPELTDDHRVTAYFVEMVKEAKMKKVV, translated from the coding sequence ATGGTGAAAATCGGTGTACTAGGTCTTCAAGGTGCAGTTCGTGAGCATGTAAAATCAGTTGAAGCAAGTGGTGCAGAAGCTGTTGTTGTAAAGCGTATAGAGCAACTTGAAGAGATTGATGGTCTTATTTTACCAGGCGGTGAAAGTACAACAATGCGCCGTCTTATTGATAAGTATGCTTTCATGGAACCACTTCGTACATTCGCGAAGTCTGGTAAACCAATGTTTGGTACATGTGCAGGAATGATTCTTCTTGCAAAAACACTTATTGGCTATGAAGAAGCACATATTGGTGCTATGGATATTACAGTTGAGCGCAATGCGTTCGGGCGTCAAAAAGATAGCTTCGAAGCTGCACTTTCTATTAAAGGTGTGGGAGAAGATTTTGTTGGCGTATTTATTCGTGCCCCGTATGTTGTAGATGTAGCAGATGATGTCGAAGTGCTTTCTACGCATGGCGACCGAATGGTAGCGGTAAAACAAAAACAGTTTCTAGCTGCTTCATTCCATCCGGAATTAACGGATGATCATCGTGTAACAGCATACTTTGTAGAAATGGTAAAAGAAGCGAAAATGAAAAAAGTTGTATAA